ATGTCTGCCTGAACGGAGATATCGACAACTATCTGGAACTGAAAACGGAATACGAAGCCCGGTACGATAAGATTCACCCTCAGATCACCACAGACACCAAATTGATTCCGCTGCAGATTGAACACCATCTTAAAATGGGCGCACCCATTGAAGAAGCATTCCGTCTGGCGGTCAATGAATTTGAGGGTTCCCATGCCATTTCCATGCACACAGACCTTGCCCCGGGCAAATTATTTTTGGCCCAGAAAGGCAGTGGGCAGGCCATTTTTGTAGGGCTTGCCCCGGACCATTACATTGCGGCATCTGAATTATACGGAGTAGTGGAAGAGACCCGCCACTACATCAAACTCAACGGCGAAGAGAAGGGACAGATCGTGATCCTGGACCAGGAGAGTGCCGGCGGTATTGAAGGGGTGCGTTCCTTTTACTATGATAACCAGCCCATTTCCCTCACCCGGGAAGATGTCCTTGAAAGCCAGATCACATCCAGGGACATTGACCGCCAGGGCCATAACCACTACTTCCTCAAAGAGATCTCCGAAGCCCCGCTATCCGTTGAAAAAACACTTGAAAACAAATTCAAACAGAATCCGGGGTCTGGACTTTTCAATGTCAATCTGAACAGAACTATTATTCCGCCGGGTCTGGAAGAGGATTTGAGATCCGGAAAAATAAAAAATATCTATTTCATCGGCCAAGGCACAGCCGGCATAGCCGCCCAGGGATGTGCTGATCTTCTCACCCATTACCTGGGGGGAAAAACCATAAACATTCGTGCCCAGAAAGCCTCTGAGCTATCCGGGTTCAACATCGGCTGTGAAGGTGAAAATTCCAGAGCCATGGAAAACACCCTGGTCGTGGCCATCAGCCAGTCCGGCACCACCACGGATACCAACCGGACTGTGGATATGGTCCGGGCCCACGGCGCCAGGAGCCTTGCCATTGTCAACCGCAGGGATTCGGATTTGACCTTCAAGGTGGACGGGGTATTGTACACGAGTTCCGGCAGGGACATAGAAATGTCCGTCGCCTCCACCAAGGCTTTTTATTCCCAAATCACGGCCGGGGCCGTGCTCGGCCTGCACCTGGCTGCCTTGCTCAATGCCAGAAGTGAGGAATATATCAGCGAGCAGATCTCCGCCTTGATGGAACTGCCGGAAAAAATGAAAACAGTGCTTGATATGCGTGATGAAATCAAGGAATGTGCTGATACACTAGCCATATCCAAAAATTACTGGGCCACGGTGGGTTCCGGTGCGAACAAAACGTCTGCAGATGAAATCAGAATTAAACTGTCGGAACTGTGCTACAAAACCATCTCCTCGGATTTTGTTGAAGACAAAAAACATATTGACCTGTCAAGCGAGCCATTGATTATTGTCTGTGCAGCCGGAACCAGGGAGAGCGTACTTGGGGACATTATCAAGGACACGGCCATTTTCCATGCGCACAAGGCCTGTCCCATTGTGATCACCACCCAAGGAGAAGACCGGTTTGATTTATATGCCAAGGCCGTTTTTAAAATCCCCGAAATCCAGGAACATTTTGCCCCGGTTCTCAATACCCTGGTCGGTCATATCTGGGGATACTATGCAGCCCTGGCAATCAATGATAAATCAAAATTTCTCTATGAGGCCAGACTGAAAATAGAAGATATTATTGAAGAATTCAGAGGGTTGGGCCACGATGATTACGAAGTTCTTTTAGAGAACAAATTCACCGAAACCGTGGCGGAATTTTATAATCAATTTTCCCTGAAAAGGCGCCAGGGAAAATTCCCCAGTGCCATCGGCTTAAATACGGTTTCCAACATCACCTTACTGCTCAAATACCTGTCCGGCAGACTGCCGGTATCGGATTTTGAAATGGACTTTGGTGTCAAAGGCACCCCGGCCAATATGCTGTCCACCTTTTTCACCACCATGAACCAGGCCATTAATATCATGGCCCGGCCCGTGGATGCCATCAAGCACCAGGCCAAAACGGTTACCGTGGGTACCAGCCGGATCAGCGAGCGCTTTGAAGGCATTGTATTTGATGCCATGGCTGAACATGACATCCAGATTCCTTTGATTACCAACACCAATGTACTGGTCCTTAAAAATTTGCAGGAAATAATTTCTGAAATTAAGGGAGCATTACTTTACCGCATCACCGGTTTAAGCCTTTTGGGAAAGGTTACAGCCGAAACCCGCATTGATGTAGTTTCCAAAACAGGCATTCTGGCCAGTGAATTCTCAAGGGTGGAAACAGATCATCGTCTCAAGGGAACTAAAAATATTATTGTCAGGGAGGGTAACGTATATATAGGCAAAGGCCGGAAAGACAACAAAAGCATTCTTGTCATTCCGGTACTCTCCTCCTCGCCGACATCACCCAACATCATTGAATATATTTTATCTCTCAACATCGCCTTTAAGTCCACAGAGGAAGTTACCCTGCTGAAAAAAATCAAGGCACTAGGCGGGAAATATACCCGCCTCAAGGATTGGGTTCTTGAAAGTAAAAATGTGGCATGGGATGACAAATACCTCAACCTTGTGGACATTGAGACGCTTTTTGGCGCCACGGCTGAGCAGGCTGTTGAGGCGATTGTTGAAAAACTTGACTGATTTGGGATTATGGTGGACAACGCTGCGCTGCTGCGCTGCTTCGTTTTTTTTGCCCACCCTACCACATAGTAGGCGCCGTTAAATCATTCAAAGGCCGATCAGGCCCTGGCTAAAACCAGGGCAGACACACCAACCGCCCCGGCATCCATTAGCGTATGAGCGGCAGCATTGCAGGTAGCTCCTGTGGTAAGCACGTCATCCACTAAAAGAATATTTTTACCTTTGATGCGCTCAGGTTTGGGACAGGCAAACGCTTGGGTCAAATTCTTTTTGCGAGCCTTATAGTCTAAGCCGGTCTGGCTGACCGTAGCCCGGACCCGGGCAAGGCTGACGATGTCAATGCGCCATTGCG
Above is a window of uncultured Desulfobacter sp. DNA encoding:
- a CDS encoding SIS domain-containing protein — translated: MKRQGNLSTHFLNYLKQVAKINVDMGKPLSSVKENTLLFFPDTGCTLNCGICALVAFKGPACENDLASLSNGIKTLSKNRLGPFSKGKISMVSQDYLGGKKFLSTLFNHAQNLKQETIFASLFYNRDKTRKLSGITQEIKKFLMDEIRDFKAVTAGLSTPEVEIASDYIDQLKDIHWCLTKEIIDNIEAIKVLAPGIEKQDNPDGIALFKRINAVLNSLDRLEVRGRDSAGISVLCSLDEKQFSKYTSVLETKGLTQDLENRSNRQILTNNTISINTTCNPGALNRITICFVYKFAAEIGALGDNIAFIRNQIRSDLLLQALAEFATLASSVSAHTRWASIGDITEANCHPLDNTPTDANVSQSGIIHVCLNGDIDNYLELKTEYEARYDKIHPQITTDTKLIPLQIEHHLKMGAPIEEAFRLAVNEFEGSHAISMHTDLAPGKLFLAQKGSGQAIFVGLAPDHYIAASELYGVVEETRHYIKLNGEEKGQIVILDQESAGGIEGVRSFYYDNQPISLTREDVLESQITSRDIDRQGHNHYFLKEISEAPLSVEKTLENKFKQNPGSGLFNVNLNRTIIPPGLEEDLRSGKIKNIYFIGQGTAGIAAQGCADLLTHYLGGKTINIRAQKASELSGFNIGCEGENSRAMENTLVVAISQSGTTTDTNRTVDMVRAHGARSLAIVNRRDSDLTFKVDGVLYTSSGRDIEMSVASTKAFYSQITAGAVLGLHLAALLNARSEEYISEQISALMELPEKMKTVLDMRDEIKECADTLAISKNYWATVGSGANKTSADEIRIKLSELCYKTISSDFVEDKKHIDLSSEPLIIVCAAGTRESVLGDIIKDTAIFHAHKACPIVITTQGEDRFDLYAKAVFKIPEIQEHFAPVLNTLVGHIWGYYAALAINDKSKFLYEARLKIEDIIEEFRGLGHDDYEVLLENKFTETVAEFYNQFSLKRRQGKFPSAIGLNTVSNITLLLKYLSGRLPVSDFEMDFGVKGTPANMLSTFFTTMNQAINIMARPVDAIKHQAKTVTVGTSRISERFEGIVFDAMAEHDIQIPLITNTNVLVLKNLQEIISEIKGALLYRITGLSLLGKVTAETRIDVVSKTGILASEFSRVETDHRLKGTKNIIVREGNVYIGKGRKDNKSILVIPVLSSSPTSPNIIEYILSLNIAFKSTEEVTLLKKIKALGGKYTRLKDWVLESKNVAWDDKYLNLVDIETLFGATAEQAVEAIVEKLD